A single genomic interval of Gouania willdenowi chromosome 22, fGouWil2.1, whole genome shotgun sequence harbors:
- the ppm1aa gene encoding protein phosphatase 1A isoform X3, with protein sequence MGAFLDKPKMEKYNSHGEGNNLRYGLSSMQGWRVEMEDAHTAVIGLPHGLDPWSFFAVYDGHAGSQVAKYCCEHLLEHITSNSDFQSALQDDPNVESVKNGIRTGFLQIDEHMRTISEKKHGVDRSGSTAVGVMISPSHIYFINCGDSRGLLSRGGAVHFFTQDHKPSNPQEKERIQNAGGSVMIQRVNGSLAVSRALGDFDYKCVHGKGPTEQLVSPEPEVYAIERCDGEDEFIILACDGIWDVMANEELCDFVRSRLEVTDDLERVSNEIVDTCLYKGSRDNMSVVLICLPGGPKVSPEAVKQEAELDKYLEGRVEEIIKKQGEEGVPDLVHVMRTLASESIPNLPPGGELASKRSVIEAVYNKLNPYRSDDTDPAFLFFRGFS encoded by the exons ATGGGTGCATTTCTGGACAAACCAAAGATGGAAAAATACAATTCCCATGGTGAGGGTAACAATCTGAGGTATGGTCTGAGCAGCATGCAGGGCTGGCGGGTCGAGATGGAAGATGCGCACACGGCAGTAATCGGCCTGCCTCATGGTCTTGACCCTTGGTCATTCTTTGCTGTTTATGACGGGCATGCTGGCTCTCAGGTGGCCAAGTACTGCTGCGAGCACCTTCTGGAGCACATCACCAGCAACTCAGACTTCCAGAGTGCTCTGCAGGACGACCCAAACGTGGAGAGTGTGAAGAACGGGATTCGTACGGGATTCTTGCAGATCGATGAACACATGCGGACCATCTCTGAGAAGAAACACGGTGTGGATCGCAGTGGCTCCACCGCAGTAGGTGTGATGATTTCTCCAAGCCATATCTACTTCATCAACTGCGGCGACTCAAGAGGCCTCCTTAGCCGTGGTGGAGCAGTGCACTTCTTCACACAAGATCATAAACCTAGTAACCCACAAGAGAAGGAGAGGATTCAGAATGCTGGGGGCTCGGTCATGATTCAGCGAGTTAACGGGTCTCTCGCTGTGTCTCGGGCGCTGGGAGACTTCGACTACAAGTGTGTGCATGGCAAAGGCCCGACAGAGCAGCTTGTTTCTCCAGAGCCTGAAGTGTATGCAATAGAGAGATGTGACGGTGAAGATGAGTTCATAATATTAGCATGTGATGGCATCTGGGATGTTATGGCCAATGAAGAACTGTGTGACTTTGTGAGATCAAGGCTAGAGGTTACAGATGATCTTGAGAGAGTCAGCAATGAAATTGTTGACACATGTTTGTACAAG GGGAGCCGGGATAATATGAGTGTTGTTTTAATCTGCTTACCTGGGGGACCAAAGGTATCACCAGAAGCAGTGAAACAAGAGGCTGAACTGGACAAATATCTGGAGGGGAGAGTTGAAG AGATCATCAAAAAGCAGGGGGAGGAGGGCGTCCCTGATTTGGTCCATGTTATGCGGACATTAGCTTCTGAGAGTATCCCTAACCTGCCACCTGGAGGCGAGCTGGCAAGCAA ACGAAGTGTTATTGAAGCGGTGTACAACAAACTCAACCCCTACCGAAGTGATGACACA
- the ppm1aa gene encoding protein phosphatase 1A isoform X1: protein MGAFLDKPKMEKYNSHGEGNNLRYGLSSMQGWRVEMEDAHTAVIGLPHGLDPWSFFAVYDGHAGSQVAKYCCEHLLEHITSNSDFQSALQDDPNVESVKNGIRTGFLQIDEHMRTISEKKHGVDRSGSTAVGVMISPSHIYFINCGDSRGLLSRGGAVHFFTQDHKPSNPQEKERIQNAGGSVMIQRVNGSLAVSRALGDFDYKCVHGKGPTEQLVSPEPEVYAIERCDGEDEFIILACDGIWDVMANEELCDFVRSRLEVTDDLERVSNEIVDTCLYKGSRDNMSVVLICLPGGPKVSPEAVKQEAELDKYLEGRVEEIIKKQGEEGVPDLVHVMRTLASESIPNLPPGGELASKRSVIEAVYNKLNPYRSDDTSPNQHRLPPSPRTPLH, encoded by the exons ATGGGTGCATTTCTGGACAAACCAAAGATGGAAAAATACAATTCCCATGGTGAGGGTAACAATCTGAGGTATGGTCTGAGCAGCATGCAGGGCTGGCGGGTCGAGATGGAAGATGCGCACACGGCAGTAATCGGCCTGCCTCATGGTCTTGACCCTTGGTCATTCTTTGCTGTTTATGACGGGCATGCTGGCTCTCAGGTGGCCAAGTACTGCTGCGAGCACCTTCTGGAGCACATCACCAGCAACTCAGACTTCCAGAGTGCTCTGCAGGACGACCCAAACGTGGAGAGTGTGAAGAACGGGATTCGTACGGGATTCTTGCAGATCGATGAACACATGCGGACCATCTCTGAGAAGAAACACGGTGTGGATCGCAGTGGCTCCACCGCAGTAGGTGTGATGATTTCTCCAAGCCATATCTACTTCATCAACTGCGGCGACTCAAGAGGCCTCCTTAGCCGTGGTGGAGCAGTGCACTTCTTCACACAAGATCATAAACCTAGTAACCCACAAGAGAAGGAGAGGATTCAGAATGCTGGGGGCTCGGTCATGATTCAGCGAGTTAACGGGTCTCTCGCTGTGTCTCGGGCGCTGGGAGACTTCGACTACAAGTGTGTGCATGGCAAAGGCCCGACAGAGCAGCTTGTTTCTCCAGAGCCTGAAGTGTATGCAATAGAGAGATGTGACGGTGAAGATGAGTTCATAATATTAGCATGTGATGGCATCTGGGATGTTATGGCCAATGAAGAACTGTGTGACTTTGTGAGATCAAGGCTAGAGGTTACAGATGATCTTGAGAGAGTCAGCAATGAAATTGTTGACACATGTTTGTACAAG GGGAGCCGGGATAATATGAGTGTTGTTTTAATCTGCTTACCTGGGGGACCAAAGGTATCACCAGAAGCAGTGAAACAAGAGGCTGAACTGGACAAATATCTGGAGGGGAGAGTTGAAG AGATCATCAAAAAGCAGGGGGAGGAGGGCGTCCCTGATTTGGTCCATGTTATGCGGACATTAGCTTCTGAGAGTATCCCTAACCTGCCACCTGGAGGCGAGCTGGCAAGCAA ACGAAGTGTTATTGAAGCGGTGTACAACAAACTCAACCCCTACCGAAGTGATGACACA
- the ppm1aa gene encoding protein phosphatase 1A isoform X5: protein MGAFLDKPKMEKYNSHGEGNNLRYGLSSMQGWRVEMEDAHTAVIGLPHGLDPWSFFAVYDGHAGSQVAKYCCEHLLEHITSNSDFQSALQDDPNVESVKNGIRTGFLQIDEHMRTISEKKHGVDRSGSTAVGVMISPSHIYFINCGDSRGLLSRGGAVHFFTQDHKPSNPQEKERIQNAGGSVMIQRVNGSLAVSRALGDFDYKCVHGKGPTEQLVSPEPEVYAIERCDGEDEFIILACDGIWDVMANEELCDFVRSRLEVTDDLERVSNEIVDTCLYKGSRDNMSVVLICLPGGPKVSPEAVKQEAELDKYLEGRVEEIIKKQGEEGVPDLVHVMRTLASESIPNLPPGGELASKRSVIEAVYNKLNPYRSDDTCG from the exons ATGGGTGCATTTCTGGACAAACCAAAGATGGAAAAATACAATTCCCATGGTGAGGGTAACAATCTGAGGTATGGTCTGAGCAGCATGCAGGGCTGGCGGGTCGAGATGGAAGATGCGCACACGGCAGTAATCGGCCTGCCTCATGGTCTTGACCCTTGGTCATTCTTTGCTGTTTATGACGGGCATGCTGGCTCTCAGGTGGCCAAGTACTGCTGCGAGCACCTTCTGGAGCACATCACCAGCAACTCAGACTTCCAGAGTGCTCTGCAGGACGACCCAAACGTGGAGAGTGTGAAGAACGGGATTCGTACGGGATTCTTGCAGATCGATGAACACATGCGGACCATCTCTGAGAAGAAACACGGTGTGGATCGCAGTGGCTCCACCGCAGTAGGTGTGATGATTTCTCCAAGCCATATCTACTTCATCAACTGCGGCGACTCAAGAGGCCTCCTTAGCCGTGGTGGAGCAGTGCACTTCTTCACACAAGATCATAAACCTAGTAACCCACAAGAGAAGGAGAGGATTCAGAATGCTGGGGGCTCGGTCATGATTCAGCGAGTTAACGGGTCTCTCGCTGTGTCTCGGGCGCTGGGAGACTTCGACTACAAGTGTGTGCATGGCAAAGGCCCGACAGAGCAGCTTGTTTCTCCAGAGCCTGAAGTGTATGCAATAGAGAGATGTGACGGTGAAGATGAGTTCATAATATTAGCATGTGATGGCATCTGGGATGTTATGGCCAATGAAGAACTGTGTGACTTTGTGAGATCAAGGCTAGAGGTTACAGATGATCTTGAGAGAGTCAGCAATGAAATTGTTGACACATGTTTGTACAAG GGGAGCCGGGATAATATGAGTGTTGTTTTAATCTGCTTACCTGGGGGACCAAAGGTATCACCAGAAGCAGTGAAACAAGAGGCTGAACTGGACAAATATCTGGAGGGGAGAGTTGAAG AGATCATCAAAAAGCAGGGGGAGGAGGGCGTCCCTGATTTGGTCCATGTTATGCGGACATTAGCTTCTGAGAGTATCCCTAACCTGCCACCTGGAGGCGAGCTGGCAAGCAA ACGAAGTGTTATTGAAGCGGTGTACAACAAACTCAACCCCTACCGAAGTGATGACACA
- the ppm1aa gene encoding protein phosphatase 1A isoform X2, which produces MGAFLDKPKMEKYNSHGEGNNLRYGLSSMQGWRVEMEDAHTAVIGLPHGLDPWSFFAVYDGHAGSQVAKYCCEHLLEHITSNSDFQSALQDDPNVESVKNGIRTGFLQIDEHMRTISEKKHGVDRSGSTAVGVMISPSHIYFINCGDSRGLLSRGGAVHFFTQDHKPSNPQEKERIQNAGGSVMIQRVNGSLAVSRALGDFDYKCVHGKGPTEQLVSPEPEVYAIERCDGEDEFIILACDGIWDVMANEELCDFVRSRLEVTDDLERVSNEIVDTCLYKGSRDNMSVVLICLPGGPKVSPEAVKQEAELDKYLEGRVEEIIKKQGEEGVPDLVHVMRTLASESIPNLPPGGELASKRSVIEAVYNKLNPYRSDDTTFLHVSLAPASSS; this is translated from the exons ATGGGTGCATTTCTGGACAAACCAAAGATGGAAAAATACAATTCCCATGGTGAGGGTAACAATCTGAGGTATGGTCTGAGCAGCATGCAGGGCTGGCGGGTCGAGATGGAAGATGCGCACACGGCAGTAATCGGCCTGCCTCATGGTCTTGACCCTTGGTCATTCTTTGCTGTTTATGACGGGCATGCTGGCTCTCAGGTGGCCAAGTACTGCTGCGAGCACCTTCTGGAGCACATCACCAGCAACTCAGACTTCCAGAGTGCTCTGCAGGACGACCCAAACGTGGAGAGTGTGAAGAACGGGATTCGTACGGGATTCTTGCAGATCGATGAACACATGCGGACCATCTCTGAGAAGAAACACGGTGTGGATCGCAGTGGCTCCACCGCAGTAGGTGTGATGATTTCTCCAAGCCATATCTACTTCATCAACTGCGGCGACTCAAGAGGCCTCCTTAGCCGTGGTGGAGCAGTGCACTTCTTCACACAAGATCATAAACCTAGTAACCCACAAGAGAAGGAGAGGATTCAGAATGCTGGGGGCTCGGTCATGATTCAGCGAGTTAACGGGTCTCTCGCTGTGTCTCGGGCGCTGGGAGACTTCGACTACAAGTGTGTGCATGGCAAAGGCCCGACAGAGCAGCTTGTTTCTCCAGAGCCTGAAGTGTATGCAATAGAGAGATGTGACGGTGAAGATGAGTTCATAATATTAGCATGTGATGGCATCTGGGATGTTATGGCCAATGAAGAACTGTGTGACTTTGTGAGATCAAGGCTAGAGGTTACAGATGATCTTGAGAGAGTCAGCAATGAAATTGTTGACACATGTTTGTACAAG GGGAGCCGGGATAATATGAGTGTTGTTTTAATCTGCTTACCTGGGGGACCAAAGGTATCACCAGAAGCAGTGAAACAAGAGGCTGAACTGGACAAATATCTGGAGGGGAGAGTTGAAG AGATCATCAAAAAGCAGGGGGAGGAGGGCGTCCCTGATTTGGTCCATGTTATGCGGACATTAGCTTCTGAGAGTATCCCTAACCTGCCACCTGGAGGCGAGCTGGCAAGCAA ACGAAGTGTTATTGAAGCGGTGTACAACAAACTCAACCCCTACCGAAGTGATGACACA
- the ppm1aa gene encoding protein phosphatase 1A isoform X4 produces MGAFLDKPKMEKYNSHGEGNNLRYGLSSMQGWRVEMEDAHTAVIGLPHGLDPWSFFAVYDGHAGSQVAKYCCEHLLEHITSNSDFQSALQDDPNVESVKNGIRTGFLQIDEHMRTISEKKHGVDRSGSTAVGVMISPSHIYFINCGDSRGLLSRGGAVHFFTQDHKPSNPQEKERIQNAGGSVMIQRVNGSLAVSRALGDFDYKCVHGKGPTEQLVSPEPEVYAIERCDGEDEFIILACDGIWDVMANEELCDFVRSRLEVTDDLERVSNEIVDTCLYKGSRDNMSVVLICLPGGPKVSPEAVKQEAELDKYLEGRVEEIIKKQGEEGVPDLVHVMRTLASESIPNLPPGGELASKRSVIEAVYNKLNPYRSDDTDSASTDDMW; encoded by the exons ATGGGTGCATTTCTGGACAAACCAAAGATGGAAAAATACAATTCCCATGGTGAGGGTAACAATCTGAGGTATGGTCTGAGCAGCATGCAGGGCTGGCGGGTCGAGATGGAAGATGCGCACACGGCAGTAATCGGCCTGCCTCATGGTCTTGACCCTTGGTCATTCTTTGCTGTTTATGACGGGCATGCTGGCTCTCAGGTGGCCAAGTACTGCTGCGAGCACCTTCTGGAGCACATCACCAGCAACTCAGACTTCCAGAGTGCTCTGCAGGACGACCCAAACGTGGAGAGTGTGAAGAACGGGATTCGTACGGGATTCTTGCAGATCGATGAACACATGCGGACCATCTCTGAGAAGAAACACGGTGTGGATCGCAGTGGCTCCACCGCAGTAGGTGTGATGATTTCTCCAAGCCATATCTACTTCATCAACTGCGGCGACTCAAGAGGCCTCCTTAGCCGTGGTGGAGCAGTGCACTTCTTCACACAAGATCATAAACCTAGTAACCCACAAGAGAAGGAGAGGATTCAGAATGCTGGGGGCTCGGTCATGATTCAGCGAGTTAACGGGTCTCTCGCTGTGTCTCGGGCGCTGGGAGACTTCGACTACAAGTGTGTGCATGGCAAAGGCCCGACAGAGCAGCTTGTTTCTCCAGAGCCTGAAGTGTATGCAATAGAGAGATGTGACGGTGAAGATGAGTTCATAATATTAGCATGTGATGGCATCTGGGATGTTATGGCCAATGAAGAACTGTGTGACTTTGTGAGATCAAGGCTAGAGGTTACAGATGATCTTGAGAGAGTCAGCAATGAAATTGTTGACACATGTTTGTACAAG GGGAGCCGGGATAATATGAGTGTTGTTTTAATCTGCTTACCTGGGGGACCAAAGGTATCACCAGAAGCAGTGAAACAAGAGGCTGAACTGGACAAATATCTGGAGGGGAGAGTTGAAG AGATCATCAAAAAGCAGGGGGAGGAGGGCGTCCCTGATTTGGTCCATGTTATGCGGACATTAGCTTCTGAGAGTATCCCTAACCTGCCACCTGGAGGCGAGCTGGCAAGCAA ACGAAGTGTTATTGAAGCGGTGTACAACAAACTCAACCCCTACCGAAGTGATGACACA GACTCTGCGTCCACAGACGACATGTGGTAA